Proteins found in one Microcella daejeonensis genomic segment:
- a CDS encoding DUF1611 domain-containing protein, which translates to MTITALETAQAAPVETGAPIARARVERAKRAYSTRHVPLLGRDDLVLLADDGLAPRAGDVVLARVEEIGQHRRLEGVDSRRQTILPGDEIIVLYGNRYASDQFLAIVPDTLEPCHLVAGGGLAALVQEQHDSIAAATSITPLGVLGDAHGRLRLDRAAPHAVVDAHRVTPSALPPVIAVLGSAMNSGKTTALASLAGGLSAAGLVVAAGKATGTCSGNDPHRFRDFGARRALDFTDFGLPTTFGAGTDRIRDLFASMVAELAADEPDVILIEVADGILHTETADLIADPVFARVISSVVFAAQDALGALAAIEQLTALGMPISAVTGVLTSSPLAVAEARRATTTPIVATDHLREADVARALTMGSGASA; encoded by the coding sequence ATGACCATCACCGCACTGGAGACCGCACAGGCCGCGCCCGTCGAGACCGGCGCCCCGATCGCGCGAGCCCGTGTCGAGCGGGCGAAGCGCGCCTACTCGACCCGTCATGTCCCGCTCCTCGGGCGCGACGATCTCGTCCTCCTGGCGGACGACGGCCTCGCCCCTCGAGCGGGCGACGTCGTGCTCGCCCGGGTCGAGGAGATCGGCCAGCACCGTCGGCTCGAGGGGGTCGATTCGCGCCGCCAGACGATCCTGCCCGGCGATGAGATCATCGTGCTCTACGGCAACCGGTACGCGAGCGACCAGTTCCTCGCGATCGTGCCCGACACGCTCGAGCCGTGCCACCTCGTCGCCGGCGGCGGCCTCGCCGCGCTCGTCCAGGAGCAGCACGACAGCATCGCGGCCGCCACCTCGATCACCCCTCTCGGCGTGCTGGGCGATGCGCACGGCCGTCTGCGTCTCGACCGTGCGGCGCCGCACGCCGTCGTCGACGCGCACCGCGTGACGCCGAGCGCGCTCCCTCCCGTGATCGCCGTCCTCGGTTCCGCGATGAACTCGGGCAAGACGACGGCGCTCGCGAGCCTGGCCGGCGGGCTGTCGGCCGCAGGACTGGTGGTGGCGGCGGGGAAGGCCACCGGAACGTGCTCGGGCAACGACCCGCACCGCTTCCGCGACTTCGGTGCGCGGCGCGCGCTCGACTTCACCGATTTCGGCCTGCCGACGACGTTCGGCGCGGGCACCGACCGCATCCGGGACCTGTTCGCCTCGATGGTGGCGGAGCTGGCCGCCGACGAGCCCGACGTGATCCTCATCGAGGTCGCCGACGGCATCCTGCACACGGAGACCGCCGATCTCATCGCCGATCCGGTCTTCGCGCGCGTCATCTCCAGCGTGGTCTTCGCCGCGCAGGATGCCCTCGGCGCCCTCGCCGCCATCGAGCAGCTCACCGCGCTCGGGATGCCCATCAGCGCGGTCACGGGGGTTCTCACCTCGTCGCCCCTCGCCGTCGCCGAGGCCCGACGGGCGACGACGACGCCCATCGTGGCGACCGATCACCTCCGCGAGGCCGACGTCGCTCGCGCGCTCACCATGGGGAGCGGAGCCTCGGCGTGA
- a CDS encoding VOC family protein gives MVRAEIVEIPVADLVQAAAFYSAVFDVDLVIETIGGLTMAFFPDEPGATGGAVALCAGDGYRPSGLGVRTFLRIDDVDAVLARALEAGAQLVAEPVEMPGWGRFAEFSDPEGTVVGIVQLEQPAA, from the coding sequence ATGGTGCGCGCTGAGATCGTCGAGATCCCCGTGGCCGACCTCGTGCAGGCGGCCGCCTTCTACTCCGCCGTGTTCGACGTCGACCTCGTCATCGAGACCATCGGGGGACTGACGATGGCCTTCTTCCCCGATGAGCCGGGCGCCACCGGGGGAGCGGTCGCGCTCTGCGCGGGCGACGGCTACCGGCCGAGCGGCCTGGGAGTGCGCACTTTCCTGCGCATCGACGACGTGGATGCCGTACTCGCGCGCGCGCTCGAAGCAGGTGCCCAGCTCGTCGCCGAGCCGGTCGAGATGCCGGGCTGGGGGCGCTTCGCCGAGTTCAGCGATCCCGAGGGCACGGTCGTCGGCATCGTGCAGCTCGAGCAGCCCGCGGCCTGA
- the ftsE gene encoding cell division ATP-binding protein FtsE yields MIRFDEVTKVYRGNSKPALNGVSIEVLGGEFVFLVGASGSGKSSFLRLVLKEDRPNAGQIHVLGQDLGRISTRKVPFFRRNIGVVFQDFRLLPNKTVTDNVAFTLQVIGKSKGFISEVVPDTLAMVGLEGKGGRFPHELSGGEQQRVAIARAVVNKPAILLADEPTGNLDPTTSLGIMTLLERINQNGTTVVMATHDAGIVDRLQRRVIELVGGRVIRDERGGTYVTQAVPTIRQDAPSGSSPSIQLDPQAAPAASPYARPADAPATTPYWGAEGTR; encoded by the coding sequence ATGATTCGATTCGATGAGGTCACCAAGGTCTACCGCGGCAACTCCAAGCCCGCGCTCAACGGCGTGAGCATCGAGGTGCTGGGCGGTGAGTTCGTGTTCCTCGTGGGCGCCTCGGGCTCGGGCAAGAGCTCGTTCCTGCGGCTCGTGCTCAAGGAGGACAGGCCGAACGCGGGGCAGATCCACGTTCTGGGGCAGGATCTCGGGCGAATCTCGACCCGCAAGGTGCCGTTCTTCCGCCGCAACATCGGCGTCGTCTTCCAGGACTTCCGGCTGCTGCCGAACAAGACCGTCACCGACAACGTGGCCTTCACCCTGCAGGTGATCGGCAAGAGCAAGGGCTTCATCAGCGAGGTCGTGCCCGACACGCTCGCGATGGTCGGCCTCGAGGGCAAGGGCGGGCGCTTTCCGCACGAGCTGTCGGGCGGCGAGCAGCAGCGCGTCGCCATCGCCCGCGCCGTCGTCAACAAGCCGGCCATCCTGCTCGCCGACGAGCCGACCGGCAACCTCGACCCCACGACGAGCCTCGGCATCATGACCCTGCTCGAGCGCATCAACCAGAACGGCACGACCGTCGTCATGGCCACGCACGACGCGGGCATCGTCGACCGGCTGCAGCGCCGCGTCATCGAGCTCGTCGGCGGCCGCGTCATCCGCGACGAGCGCGGCGGCACCTACGTCACGCAGGCGGTGCCGACCATCCGGCAGGATGCCCCCTCCGGGTCGTCCCCCTCCATCCAGCTCGACCCGCAGGCCGCGCCCGCGGCCTCCCCGTACGCCCGGCCCGCCGACGCGCCGGCGACCACCCCCTACTGGGGCGCGGAGGGCACCCGATGA
- the ftsX gene encoding permease-like cell division protein FtsX, producing MRFGFVMSEVGQGLRRNLSMVISVVLVTFISLTFVGTAILLQAQINQMKSYWYDRAQVAVYMCTEFSTAGGCDTQAATPDQIAQVEAQLESETLAPFIEDFYFEDRDLAFANFQEQFEGNAIADLVTPELLPEAFWVNLADPTQTEILEDALTGIAGLESVVDQRSYLEGIFDILNASSFTAIGIAALMLVAAALLISTTIRLSAFSRRRELGIMRLVGASNRFIQTPFIIEGVVAALLGSIMAGGAVVAIVHFFVQGYLSQTLPTTSFVTLEDALLVVPVLLGAGAVLAALSANVAITRYLRV from the coding sequence ATGAGATTCGGCTTCGTCATGTCGGAGGTCGGTCAGGGCCTGCGCCGCAACCTCTCGATGGTGATCTCCGTCGTGCTGGTCACCTTCATCTCGCTGACCTTCGTCGGCACGGCCATCCTGCTGCAGGCGCAGATCAACCAGATGAAGTCGTACTGGTACGACCGCGCGCAGGTCGCCGTGTACATGTGCACCGAGTTCTCCACCGCCGGCGGCTGCGACACGCAGGCCGCGACGCCCGACCAGATCGCGCAGGTCGAGGCGCAGCTCGAGTCGGAGACGCTCGCGCCCTTCATCGAGGACTTCTACTTCGAGGATCGCGACCTCGCCTTCGCGAACTTCCAGGAGCAGTTCGAGGGCAACGCGATCGCCGATCTCGTCACGCCCGAGCTGCTGCCCGAGGCGTTCTGGGTGAACCTCGCCGACCCGACGCAGACCGAGATCCTGGAGGACGCGCTCACGGGCATCGCCGGCCTCGAGAGCGTGGTCGACCAGCGCAGCTACCTGGAGGGCATCTTCGACATCCTGAACGCCTCGAGCTTCACGGCCATCGGCATCGCGGCCCTCATGCTCGTGGCGGCCGCCCTGCTCATCTCGACGACGATCCGGCTGAGCGCCTTCTCGCGGCGGCGGGAGCTCGGCATCATGCGCCTCGTCGGCGCCTCGAACCGCTTCATCCAGACGCCGTTCATCATCGAGGGCGTCGTGGCGGCGCTGCTCGGCTCGATCATGGCGGGCGGTGCGGTCGTCGCGATCGTGCACTTCTTCGTGCAGGGCTACCTGTCGCAGACGCTGCCGACGACGAGCTTCGTGACCCTCGAGGATGCCCTGCTCGTGGTGCCCGTGCTGCTGGGCGCGGGAGCCGTGCTCGCGGCGCTCTCGGCGAACGTCGCGATCACGCGCTACCTGCGCGTGTAG
- the smpB gene encoding SsrA-binding protein SmpB: MPKETGEKVVATNRKARYDYTIEDTYEAGLVLSGSEVKSLRMGRASLVDGYGFIDGGEAWLDAVHIPEYTQATWTNHPPRRKRKMLLHKAQIIKISQKTQEGGYTLVPLRIYFVDGRAKVELAVAKGKREYDKRHTLREKQDKREAERAMRSRNRLGD; the protein is encoded by the coding sequence GTGCCCAAGGAGACGGGCGAGAAGGTCGTCGCGACCAACCGCAAAGCGCGCTACGACTACACCATCGAGGACACTTACGAGGCCGGGCTCGTGCTGAGCGGCTCCGAGGTGAAGTCGCTGCGCATGGGGCGCGCGAGCCTCGTCGACGGCTACGGCTTCATCGACGGCGGTGAGGCCTGGCTCGACGCCGTGCACATCCCCGAGTACACGCAGGCCACGTGGACGAACCACCCGCCGCGGCGCAAGCGCAAGATGCTGCTGCACAAGGCGCAGATCATCAAGATCAGCCAGAAGACGCAGGAGGGCGGGTACACGCTCGTGCCCCTGCGCATCTACTTCGTCGACGGCCGCGCGAAGGTCGAGCTCGCCGTCGCCAAGGGCAAGCGCGAGTACGACAAGCGGCACACGCTGCGTGAGAAGCAGGACAAGCGCGAGGCCGAGCGGGCCATGCGCTCGCGCAACCGCCTCGGCGACTAG
- a CDS encoding MFS transporter — MTHRPAETDDAPDSEAPDSAAIGEDGYTDRTRWQAFAVAVAVASLTILDLSKVNVGIPAIELAFGAGPTEIQLIVAGYVLAFGIVLVPAGRLGDLSSRRRLFLIGLVVFLLASLFCAIAPTVELLAASRILQGVSAGLLMPQVLGLIQQLFTGAARGRAFGVFGAVIGLATAFGPTLGGLLIGVGGPEDGLRLIFWMNVPLVLLLFPFAYKLLPRTQPTTGAAKDLDLIGTALLGGTVLSLMLPFVLTTGAPSDDPARWWWLAVFAGLATVFVLWERRYTAGGRTAIVDFALFRIGGYRNGILISTFYFAAMPATFLTLSLFLQFGLGLEPVYAGMVTIPFALASAVTSWYSGKVVTTYGRSIVVLGLFGVVIGFGGVLASAFLLPAAVSPWVIAAFMTIAGAGGGAVIAPNQTLTLADVPVTSGGVAGSIGQVGQRVGTAVGIAAATAAFYVTIYAEEGSVGELMLYQDAFRNAALVILTFVGLALLLALVDLRGRKAGTLENTPSATEGLPQD, encoded by the coding sequence GTGACTCACCGCCCTGCCGAGACCGACGACGCCCCCGACTCCGAGGCCCCCGACTCCGCCGCGATCGGGGAGGACGGCTACACCGACCGCACCCGCTGGCAGGCCTTCGCCGTCGCGGTGGCGGTCGCCTCGCTCACCATCCTCGACCTCTCGAAGGTCAACGTCGGCATCCCGGCGATCGAGCTCGCCTTCGGCGCGGGGCCGACCGAGATCCAGCTCATCGTCGCGGGCTACGTGCTCGCCTTCGGCATCGTGCTCGTCCCGGCCGGGCGGCTCGGCGACCTCAGCTCGCGCCGGCGCCTGTTCCTCATCGGGCTCGTCGTGTTCCTGCTGGCGAGCCTGTTCTGCGCCATCGCGCCGACCGTCGAGCTGCTCGCGGCCTCGCGCATCCTGCAGGGCGTGTCGGCGGGACTGCTCATGCCGCAGGTGCTGGGACTCATCCAGCAGCTCTTCACCGGCGCGGCCCGCGGCCGGGCCTTCGGCGTCTTCGGCGCCGTGATCGGGCTCGCCACGGCCTTCGGCCCCACCCTCGGCGGCCTGCTCATCGGCGTCGGCGGCCCGGAGGACGGCTTGCGGCTGATCTTCTGGATGAACGTGCCGCTCGTGCTGCTGCTGTTTCCCTTCGCCTACAAGCTGCTGCCGCGCACGCAGCCGACGACGGGAGCGGCGAAGGACCTCGACCTCATCGGCACCGCCCTCCTCGGCGGCACCGTGCTGAGCCTCATGCTGCCCTTCGTGCTCACGACGGGCGCCCCGAGCGACGATCCGGCGCGCTGGTGGTGGCTCGCGGTGTTCGCGGGCCTCGCCACGGTCTTCGTGCTCTGGGAGCGCCGGTACACCGCGGGCGGGCGCACGGCGATCGTCGACTTCGCGCTGTTCCGCATCGGCGGGTACCGCAACGGCATCCTCATCTCGACGTTCTACTTCGCGGCGATGCCGGCGACCTTCCTCACGCTCTCGCTGTTCCTGCAGTTCGGCCTCGGCCTCGAGCCGGTCTACGCGGGCATGGTGACCATCCCCTTCGCCCTCGCCTCGGCCGTGACCAGCTGGTACAGCGGCAAGGTCGTCACCACCTACGGGCGCTCGATCGTCGTGCTCGGCCTGTTCGGCGTGGTGATCGGCTTCGGCGGCGTGCTCGCCTCGGCCTTCCTGCTGCCGGCGGCGGTCTCGCCCTGGGTGATCGCGGCCTTCATGACGATCGCGGGAGCGGGCGGCGGCGCGGTCATCGCCCCGAACCAGACGCTCACCCTCGCCGACGTGCCGGTCACCTCCGGCGGCGTCGCCGGCTCGATCGGTCAGGTCGGCCAGCGCGTCGGCACCGCGGTCGGCATCGCGGCGGCCACGGCGGCCTTCTACGTGACGATCTACGCCGAGGAGGGCAGCGTCGGCGAGCTCATGCTCTACCAGGACGCCTTCCGCAACGCGGCCCTCGTCATCCTGACCTTCGTCGGCCTGGCTCTGCTGCTCGCGCTCGTCGACCTGCGCGGGCGCAAGGCCGGCACGCTCGAGAACACGCCGAGCGCCACCGAGGGGCTGCCGCAGGACTAG
- a CDS encoding SIMPL domain-containing protein produces the protein MPETIITVQGSARGEYAPERAVLTFTLAGDGSEREPVVADVAAALERISAVLRDHHDPQTGPVAAWSTDRVSVAGQRPWSSTGEQLPLVHRASVGGRATVSGLDALPGLVDALAAEPLATIDGIEWMLGEGRRTAVLTEVRSRAVKDAVTKATVFAQSIGLGSVTALALADPGMLGDQGQGEGPTPHLSRIAMMGGDPRSPGISLRPEPIVIEAAVDARFAAR, from the coding sequence ATGCCCGAGACGATCATCACCGTGCAGGGCTCCGCCCGCGGCGAGTACGCGCCCGAGCGGGCCGTGCTCACCTTCACGCTCGCGGGCGACGGCTCCGAGCGCGAGCCCGTCGTCGCCGACGTCGCCGCCGCGCTCGAGCGCATCTCCGCCGTGCTGCGCGACCACCACGACCCGCAGACCGGCCCCGTCGCCGCCTGGTCGACCGACCGCGTGAGCGTCGCCGGCCAGCGCCCCTGGAGCAGCACCGGCGAGCAGCTGCCCCTCGTGCACCGCGCGAGCGTCGGCGGCCGCGCCACCGTCTCCGGCCTCGACGCCCTGCCCGGCCTCGTCGACGCCCTCGCGGCCGAGCCGCTGGCCACGATCGACGGCATCGAATGGATGCTCGGCGAGGGCCGCCGCACCGCCGTGCTCACCGAGGTGCGCTCGCGCGCCGTGAAGGACGCCGTGACGAAGGCCACGGTCTTCGCCCAGAGCATCGGGCTCGGGAGCGTCACCGCCCTCGCCCTCGCCGACCCCGGCATGCTCGGCGACCAGGGTCAGGGCGAGGGCCCCACCCCGCACCTCTCGCGCATCGCGATGATGGGCGGCGACCCCCGCTCCCCCGGCATCTCGCTGCGCCCCGAGCCGATCGTCATCGAGGCGGCCGTCGACGCGCGCTTCGCCGCGCGATGA
- a CDS encoding YccF domain-containing protein, whose amino-acid sequence MRTLLNIIWLVLSGFWLFLGYALAALVMCILIITIPWGIAAWRIAVYSLWPFGRDVVDKPTAGGFSLIGNIVWVVLAGWWLALGHIVSAVALAITIIGIPFAIANIKMVPVALVPLGKQIVERR is encoded by the coding sequence ATGCGCACTCTTCTCAACATCATCTGGCTCGTGCTCTCGGGCTTCTGGCTGTTCCTCGGCTACGCCCTCGCCGCGCTCGTGATGTGCATCCTCATCATCACGATCCCGTGGGGCATCGCCGCCTGGCGCATCGCCGTCTACTCGCTCTGGCCCTTCGGGCGCGACGTCGTCGACAAGCCCACCGCGGGCGGCTTCTCGCTCATCGGCAACATCGTCTGGGTCGTGCTCGCCGGGTGGTGGCTCGCCCTCGGCCACATCGTCTCCGCCGTCGCGCTCGCCATCACGATCATCGGTATCCCGTTCGCGATCGCCAACATCAAGATGGTGCCGGTCGCGCTGGTGCCGCTCGGCAAGCAGATCGTCGAGCGGCGCTAG
- a CDS encoding S9 family peptidase, whose protein sequence is MTDSTTSTPFHSLDRYIALPRVEGLALSPDGERVVLTVATLSADGTRYERALWQVPARGEGAPRRLTRSAKGEAGVAFTRDGDALFVSGRPDAEAEKEHDASQLWLLPAGGGEARAITRLGGGVSGVAATALEADTIVIAADLLPSSTGVEDDAAARAERSEKKVAAILHETYPVRYWDHDLGPAEPHLLALDLEGLADALPDRSPAADARDETGATGATDGDAPTPYPAHLPAPRDLTPRPGRSADTAGQALTPDGRTLIAALRVPSRGLPRFEIVAIDVATGERRTLLGEEGVHYEYPTISRDGTALAYLRAPFSTPEGPGDQELWIAGVDGSNPRRLAEGWDHWPAEFRFAPDGASLVVAADHDGRGPVFRVPTDGGAVEQLTHDHFSYTGLQVDAATGDIVALRSSWQAPAHPVRIDAGTGEVSALASPAAPTPEVGTMTEVDTLAADGSRVRGWLLTPEGASAEHPAPLLLWIHGGPLNSWNAWSWRWAPQLAVARGYAVLLPDPALSTGYGLDFIARGWNSWGEKPFTDLMAITDAVERRPEIDETRTAAMGGSFGGYMANWVAGHTDRFRAIVSHASLWAMDQFGGTTDNSSYWTSIFTPEGLDANSPHHAVADIVTPMLVIHGDRDYRVPIGESLRLWSELNAHHSADDGSTVHKFLYFPDENHWILKPQHAVVWYETVFAFLDQHVLGADWKRPANIG, encoded by the coding sequence ATGACCGATTCGACGACCTCGACTCCGTTCCACTCCCTCGATCGCTACATCGCGCTGCCGCGCGTGGAGGGCCTCGCGCTCTCGCCCGACGGCGAGCGCGTCGTGCTCACCGTCGCGACGCTCTCCGCCGACGGCACCCGCTACGAGCGGGCGCTGTGGCAGGTGCCCGCCCGCGGCGAGGGCGCGCCCCGCCGCCTGACCCGCTCCGCGAAGGGCGAGGCCGGTGTCGCATTCACCCGCGACGGCGACGCGCTCTTCGTCTCCGGCCGCCCCGATGCGGAGGCCGAGAAGGAGCACGACGCCAGCCAGCTCTGGCTGCTGCCCGCCGGGGGCGGCGAGGCCCGCGCGATCACCCGGCTCGGCGGCGGGGTGAGCGGCGTCGCCGCGACCGCGCTCGAGGCCGACACGATCGTCATCGCCGCCGACCTGCTGCCGAGCTCGACCGGCGTCGAGGACGACGCCGCCGCGCGGGCCGAACGCAGCGAGAAGAAGGTCGCCGCGATCCTGCACGAGACCTACCCCGTGCGGTATTGGGACCACGACCTCGGCCCGGCCGAGCCGCACCTGCTCGCCCTCGACCTCGAGGGCCTCGCCGACGCACTGCCCGACCGCTCCCCCGCCGCCGACGCGCGCGACGAGACCGGCGCGACCGGCGCGACCGACGGCGATGCCCCGACCCCGTACCCCGCGCACCTGCCGGCGCCGCGCGACCTCACCCCGCGGCCCGGCCGCAGCGCCGACACGGCGGGCCAGGCGCTCACCCCCGACGGCCGCACCCTCATCGCCGCCCTCCGCGTGCCGAGCCGGGGCCTGCCCCGCTTCGAGATCGTCGCGATCGACGTCGCGACGGGCGAGCGCCGCACCCTCCTCGGCGAGGAGGGCGTGCACTACGAGTACCCGACGATCAGCCGCGACGGCACGGCACTGGCCTACCTGCGCGCGCCGTTCAGCACCCCCGAGGGCCCCGGCGATCAGGAGCTGTGGATCGCCGGCGTCGACGGCTCGAACCCGCGCCGCCTCGCCGAGGGCTGGGACCACTGGCCCGCCGAGTTCCGCTTCGCCCCCGACGGCGCCTCGCTCGTCGTGGCGGCCGACCACGACGGCCGCGGCCCGGTATTCCGCGTGCCGACCGATGGCGGTGCGGTCGAGCAGCTGACGCACGACCACTTCTCGTACACGGGGCTCCAGGTGGATGCCGCGACCGGCGACATCGTCGCCCTGCGCTCCTCGTGGCAGGCCCCGGCGCACCCCGTGCGCATCGACGCCGGAACGGGCGAGGTGAGCGCGCTCGCGAGCCCCGCCGCTCCGACGCCCGAGGTCGGCACGATGACCGAGGTCGACACGCTGGCTGCGGACGGGTCGCGCGTGCGCGGTTGGCTGCTCACCCCCGAGGGGGCCAGTGCGGAGCATCCCGCGCCCCTGCTGCTCTGGATCCACGGCGGCCCCCTCAACAGCTGGAACGCGTGGAGCTGGCGCTGGGCGCCGCAGCTCGCCGTCGCCCGCGGCTACGCCGTGCTGCTGCCCGACCCGGCGCTGTCGACCGGCTACGGCCTCGACTTCATCGCCCGCGGCTGGAACTCGTGGGGCGAGAAGCCCTTCACCGACCTGATGGCGATCACCGACGCGGTCGAGCGGCGGCCCGAGATCGACGAGACCCGCACGGCGGCGATGGGCGGCTCGTTCGGCGGCTACATGGCCAACTGGGTCGCCGGGCACACCGACCGGTTCCGCGCGATCGTCAGCCACGCGAGCCTGTGGGCGATGGACCAGTTCGGCGGCACGACCGACAACTCCTCCTACTGGACGAGCATCTTCACCCCCGAGGGCCTCGACGCCAACTCGCCGCACCACGCGGTGGCCGACATCGTGACGCCGATGCTCGTCATCCACGGCGACCGCGACTACCGCGTGCCGATCGGCGAGAGCCTGCGCCTGTGGTCCGAGCTCAACGCGCACCACAGCGCCGACGACGGTTCGACCGTCCACAAGTTCCTGTACTTCCCGGACGAGAACCACTGGATCCTCAAGCCGCAGCACGCGGTGGTCTGGTACGAGACGGTGTTCGCGTTCCTCGACCAGCACGTGCTCGGCGCCGACTGGAAGCGCCCGGCGAACATCGGCTGA
- a CDS encoding helix-turn-helix transcriptional regulator: MVKPTSVTNSIRALRFAADEMTQAELARRIGVTRQTVIAIEQGRYSPSLEMAFQIARVFEAPLDAVFQYPAGAES; encoded by the coding sequence ATGGTGAAGCCCACGAGCGTCACCAACAGCATCCGCGCCCTGCGGTTCGCCGCCGACGAGATGACCCAGGCGGAGCTCGCCCGGCGCATCGGGGTCACCCGCCAGACCGTCATCGCCATCGAGCAGGGGCGCTACTCGCCCTCGCTCGAGATGGCCTTCCAGATCGCCCGCGTGTTCGAGGCGCCCCTCGACGCGGTGTTCCAGTACCCGGCAGGAGCCGAATCATGA
- a CDS encoding NAD(P)-dependent alcohol dehydrogenase produces MTETQPTPSAPVGAAATMRAVVQHAYGETEVLDTVTLPLPAVRPGAVRVRVEAVSPDAGTVHLMRGRPLMIRAVLGRRRPRQPIIGLAFAGVVESIGEGVRDLAVSDRVAGTAPAAMAEYVVARADRVARIPNGVTMAQAATLPVSGGTALQALRAAGELRPGARVLVIGAGGGVGSFLTQLAVARGARVTGLASASKAAFVRSLGAERVIDHRAVREPADWGRYDVVIDTADGRALHVLRRALTPRGTLVIVGADHVGGPVLEGFDRQLRALLLNPWVRHRVTSVAQRENAADIAALLAEVAAGRLAPAVDEVAPLAEVVPAMQRLAARTVRGKLVVALR; encoded by the coding sequence ATGACCGAGACCCAGCCCACCCCCTCTGCCCCCGTCGGCGCGGCCGCCACCATGCGCGCCGTCGTGCAGCACGCCTACGGCGAGACCGAGGTGCTCGACACCGTCACGCTGCCCCTGCCCGCGGTGCGCCCCGGCGCGGTGCGCGTGCGCGTCGAGGCCGTGAGCCCCGACGCCGGCACCGTGCACCTGATGCGCGGCCGGCCGCTCATGATCCGGGCCGTGCTCGGCCGGCGCCGCCCTCGGCAGCCGATCATCGGCCTCGCCTTCGCGGGAGTCGTCGAGAGCATCGGCGAGGGCGTGCGCGACCTCGCGGTCAGTGATCGCGTGGCCGGCACGGCTCCGGCGGCGATGGCCGAGTACGTCGTCGCGCGGGCGGATCGCGTGGCGCGCATCCCGAACGGCGTGACGATGGCGCAGGCCGCGACGCTGCCCGTCTCGGGCGGCACCGCCCTGCAGGCGCTGCGGGCCGCGGGCGAGCTGCGGCCGGGCGCGCGCGTGCTCGTCATCGGCGCGGGCGGGGGAGTGGGCTCGTTCCTCACCCAGCTCGCGGTCGCCCGCGGCGCCCGGGTCACCGGGCTCGCGAGCGCGAGCAAGGCGGCGTTCGTGCGCAGCCTCGGCGCCGAGCGGGTCATCGACCACCGCGCCGTGCGGGAGCCCGCCGACTGGGGGCGGTACGACGTCGTCATCGACACGGCCGACGGTCGCGCGCTGCACGTGCTGCGCCGCGCGCTCACCCCGCGCGGAACCCTCGTCATCGTCGGCGCCGACCACGTCGGCGGGCCCGTGCTCGAGGGCTTCGATCGGCAGCTGCGCGCCCTGCTGCTGAACCCGTGGGTGCGGCACCGGGTCACCTCGGTCGCCCAGCGCGAGAACGCCGCCGATATCGCCGCGCTGCTCGCCGAGGTCGCCGCGGGCCGGCTCGCCCCCGCTGTCGACGAGGTCGCGCCGCTCGCCGAGGTCGTGCCGGCGATGCAGCGGCTCGCGGCGCGCACCGTGCGCGGCAAGCTCGTCGTCGCGCTGCGCTGA
- a CDS encoding toxin-antitoxin system YwqK family antitoxin, with protein MSEPATPPPRPTPPDRIREEHHRDGTLKARGGMLGDELHGAWQWWRADGSLMRSGAFDRGRQVGEWTTHDRHEAPVRTTSFGE; from the coding sequence ATGAGCGAGCCCGCGACCCCGCCCCCGCGCCCGACCCCGCCCGACCGCATCCGCGAGGAGCACCACCGCGACGGCACCCTCAAGGCCCGCGGCGGGATGCTCGGCGACGAGCTGCACGGTGCGTGGCAGTGGTGGCGGGCCGACGGCTCGCTCATGCGATCCGGCGCCTTCGACCGCGGCCGCCAGGTCGGCGAGTGGACGACGCACGACAGGCACGAAGCGCCGGTGCGCACGACCTCGTTCGGGGAGTAG